One genomic region from Haloterrigena gelatinilytica encodes:
- a CDS encoding NAD-dependent epimerase/dehydratase family protein, giving the protein MAETELSTPEFEYDIESAIVTGATGDVGSWVVDRLADRGVDIVGVDFDRPDGVRANVDFRAVDLTEGVDTWETIAEVDPDAVVHLAALSDPLENPSTRLFENNVTSAYNVLQAAGREGIDVVWSSSQATYGALFAESTWTPDYLPIDEAHDRRPEDAYGLSKVCGEEIAKSMARRYGISVATIRPATIFSPTKERARPTEDGSDLSSEEPTGNFASYVDVRDVARLIEAALAADLEGHEEFLCVADENYLGRPTAELVETVCGSIPGEVDLEGKESALSNAKAAEVLGWTPAHTWHEGADEDVSGPTWL; this is encoded by the coding sequence ATGGCCGAGACCGAACTATCGACGCCGGAGTTCGAGTACGATATCGAGAGCGCGATCGTCACGGGGGCGACCGGCGACGTCGGGTCGTGGGTCGTCGACCGACTGGCGGATCGCGGCGTCGACATCGTCGGCGTCGATTTCGACCGGCCCGACGGCGTGCGCGCCAACGTCGACTTTCGGGCCGTCGACCTGACCGAGGGCGTCGACACCTGGGAGACGATCGCCGAGGTCGATCCCGACGCCGTCGTCCACCTGGCGGCGCTCTCGGATCCACTCGAGAACCCGTCGACGCGGCTCTTCGAGAACAACGTCACGAGCGCGTACAACGTCCTGCAGGCGGCCGGCCGCGAGGGGATCGACGTCGTCTGGTCGTCCTCGCAGGCGACCTACGGCGCGCTGTTCGCGGAGTCGACGTGGACGCCGGACTACCTGCCGATCGACGAGGCCCACGACCGCCGGCCCGAGGACGCCTACGGGCTCTCGAAGGTCTGCGGCGAGGAGATCGCGAAATCGATGGCCCGCCGGTACGGGATCTCGGTCGCGACGATCCGGCCGGCGACGATCTTTTCGCCGACGAAGGAGCGAGCGCGACCGACCGAGGACGGCTCGGACCTCTCGAGCGAGGAGCCGACCGGCAACTTCGCGTCCTACGTCGACGTGCGCGACGTCGCGCGGCTGATCGAAGCGGCGCTGGCGGCCGACCTCGAGGGCCACGAGGAGTTCCTCTGCGTCGCCGACGAGAACTACCTCGGGCGGCCGACCGCGGAACTCGTGGAGACGGTCTGTGGATCGATTCCCGGCGAGGTCGACCTCGAGGGCAAGGAGTCGGCGCTGTCGAACGCGAAGGCCGCCGAGGTGCTCGGCTGGACGCCCGCCCACACCTGGCACGAGGGGGCCGACGAGGACGTGTCGGGGCCGACGTGGCTGTAG
- a CDS encoding class I SAM-dependent methyltransferase yields the protein MTEDHDAARSGSGPSRGDAVGSDGLAPIVRSVVEELSPGRAFDVATGTGRNALALAERGWTVDAVDLSSAKLSRARERASERGTTVNWILADADRYCVPEESYDLVTVSFFDARDRLPALIDALAPGGVLCYEHYLASAERDAGPGDRFRFDSNELLAACSDLAILYYAERRVGDEPRVTLVARNETAVPRWRPQLSAVPDDG from the coding sequence GTGACCGAAGACCACGACGCCGCTCGGTCGGGTTCGGGTCCGTCTCGAGGCGACGCCGTCGGATCGGACGGACTCGCGCCGATCGTTCGGTCGGTCGTCGAGGAACTGTCCCCCGGCCGGGCCTTCGACGTCGCCACCGGCACCGGTCGGAACGCCCTCGCCCTGGCGGAGCGCGGCTGGACCGTCGACGCCGTCGATCTCTCGAGCGCGAAGCTCTCGCGGGCCCGCGAGCGGGCGAGCGAACGCGGGACGACCGTCAACTGGATTCTGGCCGACGCCGATCGCTACTGCGTCCCCGAGGAGAGCTACGACCTCGTGACGGTGAGTTTCTTCGACGCGCGCGATCGCCTGCCGGCCCTGATCGACGCCCTCGCGCCCGGGGGCGTCCTCTGTTACGAACACTACCTCGCGTCGGCGGAGCGCGACGCCGGACCGGGCGATCGGTTCCGGTTCGATTCGAACGAACTGCTGGCGGCGTGTTCGGACCTCGCGATCCTCTACTACGCCGAGCGCCGCGTCGGCGACGAGCCGCGCGTCACGCTGGTCGCCCGGAACGAAACGGCCGTTCCGCGGTGGCGCCCGCAGCTTTCGGCCGTCCCCGACGACGGCTGA